The bacterium genome contains a region encoding:
- the tatA gene encoding twin-arginine translocase TatA/TatE family subunit, with protein sequence MTGKFWELIIILAIIILVFGPSRLAGLGGAVGKAMREFREATKPEEPKPVTPDKGSGEKG encoded by the coding sequence ATGACGGGGAAGTTTTGGGAACTGATCATCATTCTGGCGATCATCATCCTGGTCTTCGGCCCCAGCCGCCTCGCCGGTCTGGGCGGGGCGGTGGGGAAGGCGATGCGGGAGTTCCGCGAGGCCACCAAGCCCGAGGAACCAAAGCCGGTCACTCCGGATAAGGGCAGCGGAGAGAAAGGCTGA
- a CDS encoding DUF4321 domain-containing protein, translating into MAKTPKRGRNPWWILVVIIIAGAMLGSVLANAVGQFTYLSWLARSISIGVTPPVVVDLHVFTLTIGFVVRLNLAIVLGILVAAYVFRML; encoded by the coding sequence GTGGCCAAGACGCCCAAGCGCGGGAGGAATCCGTGGTGGATCTTGGTGGTGATCATCATCGCGGGCGCGATGCTCGGCAGCGTGCTGGCCAACGCGGTCGGGCAGTTCACCTACCTCTCGTGGCTGGCCCGATCGATCAGCATCGGAGTCACCCCGCCGGTCGTCGTTGACCTGCACGTTTTCACCCTCACGATCGGATTCGTGGTTCGGTTGAACCTCGCGATCGTCCTTGGTATACTGGTAGCCGCGTACGTGTTTCGGATGCTTTGA
- the radC gene encoding DNA repair protein RadC, which translates to MKDLPVELRPRERLLTDGSAALSSAELIAVLLRTGSSGRSALDVATELLCRYETLDRLASATPGELCTTPGVGPVKALHLLAAFEVGRRLGNLPPHVRQAIRTAADVAQLVMPALRFQETERFWVLLLNTKNEVLGRAEVSAGGLASTPVDPREVFKAAVKRGAAGLVLIHNHPSGDPTPSRADVALTARLRRAGRLMGIPIIDHLVIGDGRYVSLRERGMFEEEPERSVEG; encoded by the coding sequence ATGAAAGATCTCCCCGTCGAACTGCGACCGCGGGAGCGGCTGCTCACCGACGGGAGTGCGGCGCTCAGTTCCGCGGAGTTGATCGCGGTGCTGCTGCGCACGGGGTCGTCCGGACGCAGCGCCCTCGACGTGGCCACGGAGCTGCTGTGCCGGTACGAGACCCTGGATCGGCTCGCCTCGGCCACCCCGGGGGAGTTGTGCACGACGCCGGGCGTGGGACCGGTCAAGGCGCTGCACCTGCTGGCGGCGTTCGAGGTCGGGCGGCGCCTCGGCAACCTCCCTCCCCACGTCCGCCAGGCCATCCGCACCGCAGCCGATGTCGCTCAGCTCGTGATGCCGGCGTTGAGGTTCCAGGAGACCGAGCGGTTCTGGGTGCTGCTCCTGAACACGAAAAACGAAGTCCTCGGCCGCGCGGAGGTGTCGGCGGGGGGATTGGCGAGCACCCCGGTCGACCCGCGGGAGGTATTCAAGGCGGCCGTGAAGCGCGGGGCCGCCGGGCTGGTCCTCATCCACAATCATCCCTCCGGGGATCCCACTCCCAGCCGGGCGGATGTCGCGCTCACAGCGCGCCTCCGCCGCGCGGGGCGGCTAATGGGCATACCTATCATTGATCATCTGGTGATCGGAGATGGTCGGTACGTCAGCCTCCGGGAGCGGGGCATGTTCGAGGAGGAACCCGAGAGGAGCGTGGAGGGATGA
- a CDS encoding rod shape-determining protein produces the protein MIFNGLLNRFSRDMGVDLGTANTLVYVRHEGIVLREPSVVAKRVDGGEILAVGDEAKKMIGRTPGDIVATRPLRDGVIADFDTTAAMLTYFIRHGLRGRSFLRPRVVVGIPSGVTEVEKRAVIDATLQAGAREAYLIEQPMAAAIGAGLPVSDPIGSMVVDIGGGTTEVAVIALGGIVTARSLRIAGDEMDEAIIQYSRKAYNLLIGERTSEDIKIAVGSAFPQREEQTIEVRGRDLVSGLPRTVRMTSTEIREAMAEPIAGIVEAVKMTLERTPPELAADIVDRGIVMAGGGSLLRGLDRLLAEETGMPVTLTEDPLSSVVLGTGKALEEIETLKKVFISSKRF, from the coding sequence ATGATCTTCAACGGGCTGCTGAACCGGTTCAGCCGGGACATGGGCGTGGACCTCGGCACCGCCAATACTCTCGTGTACGTGCGGCACGAGGGCATCGTGCTGCGCGAGCCCTCGGTCGTGGCGAAGCGCGTGGACGGGGGCGAGATCCTGGCGGTGGGGGACGAGGCGAAGAAGATGATCGGCCGCACCCCGGGCGACATCGTGGCCACCCGCCCGCTGCGCGACGGCGTGATCGCGGACTTCGACACCACCGCCGCCATGCTGACCTACTTCATCCGCCATGGGCTGCGGGGCCGCAGCTTCTTGCGGCCGCGGGTCGTCGTGGGCATCCCCAGCGGCGTCACGGAGGTGGAGAAGCGAGCCGTGATCGACGCGACGCTTCAGGCCGGCGCCCGCGAAGCCTATCTGATCGAACAGCCGATGGCCGCGGCGATCGGGGCGGGGCTGCCGGTGTCGGATCCCATCGGCAGCATGGTGGTGGACATCGGTGGCGGCACGACGGAGGTCGCCGTGATCGCCCTCGGTGGGATCGTGACCGCGCGCAGCCTCCGCATCGCGGGAGACGAAATGGACGAGGCGATCATCCAGTACTCGCGCAAGGCCTATAATTTGCTGATCGGGGAGCGCACCTCCGAGGACATCAAGATCGCCGTGGGGTCGGCGTTCCCTCAGCGCGAGGAACAAACGATCGAGGTGCGCGGCCGTGACCTGGTGTCGGGCCTGCCCCGAACGGTGCGGATGACCAGCACGGAGATTCGGGAGGCGATGGCGGAGCCGATCGCGGGGATCGTCGAGGCCGTGAAGATGACGCTCGAGCGGACGCCCCCCGAGCTCGCCGCCGACATCGTCGATCGGGGGATCGTGATGGCCGGCGGCGGGTCGCTGCTCCGCGGCCTCGATCGGCTGCTCGCCGAGGAGACCGGGATGCCGGTGACGCTGACGGAGGATCCGCTGAGCAGCGTCGTGCTCGGCACCGGCAAGGCGCTCGAGGAGATCGAGACGCTGAAGAAGGTGTTCATCTCCAGCAAGCGGTTCTAG
- the mreC gene encoding rod shape-determining protein MreC, producing the protein MLSEGFGRRRRFVLFVVLCILALGVLTEQVRTPDKRRAGWLGRGVEAVLAPVTAGLSRVSDAVGGSWVLLTEIGTLRSENARLRAEVAQLRSESAQLHEAAQEAVRLRKLLAFKEQPYRTVAVRVIGRDPSQWFNTVLVDRGPAAGIRRNDPVVTSEGLVGRVIETGGSWARVLLILDPRSAVGVFVGSSRDAGVAEGQAGPILRVKYLSRDAEIRPGDPIVTAGLGEIYPRGLPVGTIVGVTRTEGDLFQEALVRPDADLNHLEEMLILVTSASPGSP; encoded by the coding sequence GTGCTGTCTGAGGGGTTCGGCCGCCGTCGGCGATTCGTCCTGTTCGTTGTGCTGTGCATCCTGGCCCTCGGGGTGCTCACCGAACAGGTTCGCACCCCCGACAAGCGGCGGGCCGGGTGGTTGGGCCGGGGGGTCGAGGCGGTGCTGGCACCGGTCACCGCCGGCCTCTCCCGAGTGAGCGACGCGGTCGGCGGGAGCTGGGTCCTGCTGACGGAGATCGGCACGCTGCGCAGTGAGAACGCGCGGCTGCGCGCGGAGGTGGCGCAACTCCGCTCGGAGAGCGCCCAGCTCCACGAGGCCGCCCAAGAGGCCGTGCGGCTGCGCAAGCTTCTGGCGTTCAAGGAGCAGCCGTACCGCACGGTCGCCGTGCGGGTGATCGGGCGCGATCCCAGCCAGTGGTTCAACACCGTGCTGGTCGACCGAGGGCCCGCCGCCGGCATTCGCCGAAACGATCCGGTCGTCACCAGCGAAGGGCTGGTGGGTCGGGTGATCGAAACGGGAGGCTCGTGGGCCAGGGTGCTCCTGATCCTCGACCCCCGCAGCGCGGTCGGGGTGTTTGTCGGGTCTTCCCGCGATGCCGGGGTGGCGGAAGGTCAGGCGGGACCGATCCTCCGGGTCAAATACCTGTCTCGGGACGCCGAGATCAGGCCGGGCGACCCAATCGTGACGGCGGGGTTGGGAGAAATTTACCCGCGAGGCCTGCCGGTCGGGACGATCGTGGGCGTGACGCGCACGGAGGGGGACCTGTTCCAAGAAGCCCTCGTCCGGCCGGACGCCGACCTCAATCACCTTGAAGAGATGCTCATCCTGGTCACGAGCGCCTCACCGGGGTCTCCGTGA
- the mreD gene encoding rod shape-determining protein MreD, with amino-acid sequence MIRYGAYAVLVAAGLALQTTWLTRVNIAGAAPDPVLVVVMVVGLFHGSEEGAIFGAGVGLLQDVATGVPLGLGMLAGLCVGFAAGLGERVIYMEYIWLPALAAVVLSAIRMVVWAGAAHLVGLLQAPILDVIRVGVAAACYNGVIAVPIFYGLHHLDGILGQRHEESR; translated from the coding sequence GTGATCAGGTACGGTGCCTACGCGGTGCTCGTCGCCGCGGGGCTCGCCTTGCAGACGACGTGGCTGACCCGCGTCAACATCGCCGGGGCCGCGCCGGACCCGGTGCTCGTGGTCGTGATGGTCGTGGGGCTCTTCCACGGGTCCGAAGAAGGCGCGATCTTCGGTGCGGGGGTGGGGCTGCTTCAGGACGTCGCCACCGGGGTGCCGCTAGGGCTCGGAATGCTGGCCGGTCTCTGCGTGGGGTTCGCCGCGGGGCTGGGGGAGCGCGTCATCTATATGGAATACATCTGGCTGCCGGCTCTCGCCGCGGTGGTGCTGAGCGCGATCCGGATGGTGGTGTGGGCCGGCGCGGCGCATCTGGTGGGACTCCTGCAGGCCCCGATTCTCGACGTGATCCGGGTGGGGGTCGCCGCCGCGTGCTATAATGGCGTTATTGCCGTGCCAATTTTCTACGGACTCCACCACCTCGATGGGATTCTGGGCCAGCGCCACGAGGAGTCCCGGTAG
- the mrdA gene encoding penicillin-binding protein 2 codes for MDRDLFEHRLAVLFAVISGLLVVLALRLWQIQIVQGEYFLRLSEENRIRVSPVEAPRGQILDRQGRPLTLNRPAFTVSLLPMELRHPEQVIPEIGRRLGMTPAEVAAKLAEARGRPFEPVRLKRDVPKEVIAALEEDRMDLPGVLVQVEPVRDYPYGVLAAHLLGYLGEINDRELESLRPRGYEVGELIGKDGVERIYDRYLKGRNGQIQAEVDAQGHPLRVLATIPSQPGDNLKLGIDLDVQKAAEDALGSRVGAVVAMDPRDGTIVALASHPAFDPNLFATGITTTNWNRLLHDPLQPLLDRSTQGGYPMGSVFKIVTATAALELGLVQADSRFYCPGFYNLGGHIFHDHEAHGNINFLEGIAQSCNVVFWTVARPVGPEHLAQYARMYALGQATGIDLVQESAGVVPDPDWKRRVWKQMWFAGDTLNTAVGQGYVLATPIQVARLLAAVANGGTLVTPHLATEVVAPKGRVVARIAPPAGGEIRLRPETWAVLRAGLAAVVSRGTAASIQIPGLAIAGKTGTAENPHGKPHAWFAGYAPADHPQLVVVAIVENVGFGAEFAAPIVKRVFEAAFGIPEPTPGAPKP; via the coding sequence ATGGACCGAGACCTTTTTGAGCACCGCCTCGCCGTGCTGTTCGCGGTGATCAGCGGGTTGTTGGTCGTGCTGGCCCTTCGCCTTTGGCAGATCCAGATCGTCCAGGGCGAGTATTTTCTCCGACTGTCGGAAGAAAACCGGATCCGGGTCAGCCCGGTCGAGGCGCCGCGCGGCCAAATTCTCGACCGTCAGGGGCGGCCGCTGACGCTCAACCGGCCCGCCTTCACCGTGTCCCTCCTTCCCATGGAGCTTCGCCATCCCGAGCAGGTCATCCCGGAGATCGGCCGCCGGCTGGGAATGACCCCCGCCGAGGTCGCCGCCAAGCTGGCCGAGGCGCGCGGGCGGCCCTTCGAGCCGGTGCGCCTGAAGCGCGACGTGCCGAAAGAAGTCATCGCCGCGCTCGAGGAAGATCGGATGGACCTGCCCGGGGTGCTGGTCCAGGTTGAGCCGGTTCGAGACTATCCCTACGGGGTGCTGGCCGCTCACCTGCTCGGGTACCTTGGGGAGATCAACGACCGCGAGCTTGAGTCGCTGCGACCGCGCGGGTACGAGGTCGGAGAGTTGATCGGCAAGGACGGCGTGGAGCGGATCTACGACCGTTACCTGAAGGGTCGAAACGGCCAGATCCAGGCCGAGGTGGACGCGCAGGGCCATCCGCTCCGGGTGCTGGCGACGATTCCGTCCCAACCGGGCGACAACCTCAAGCTGGGCATCGATCTCGACGTTCAGAAAGCCGCGGAGGATGCCCTGGGATCCCGCGTGGGCGCGGTCGTGGCGATGGACCCCCGCGACGGCACGATCGTCGCGCTGGCCAGCCATCCGGCGTTCGACCCCAACCTCTTCGCCACCGGGATCACCACGACCAACTGGAACCGATTGTTGCACGATCCGCTCCAACCGCTGCTCGACCGGTCGACCCAGGGGGGCTACCCCATGGGTTCGGTGTTCAAGATCGTGACCGCGACGGCCGCGCTGGAGCTGGGGTTGGTGCAGGCGGACAGTCGATTTTACTGCCCCGGATTCTACAACCTCGGCGGCCACATCTTTCACGACCATGAGGCCCACGGCAACATCAACTTTCTCGAGGGCATCGCCCAATCGTGCAACGTGGTGTTCTGGACCGTCGCCCGCCCCGTGGGGCCCGAGCACCTCGCCCAGTACGCCCGGATGTACGCGCTGGGCCAGGCGACCGGGATCGACCTGGTCCAGGAAAGCGCCGGCGTCGTGCCCGACCCGGACTGGAAGCGACGGGTGTGGAAGCAGATGTGGTTCGCCGGCGATACCCTGAACACCGCGGTCGGGCAGGGGTACGTACTCGCCACCCCGATCCAGGTGGCGCGCCTGCTCGCGGCGGTCGCGAACGGCGGCACCCTCGTCACCCCGCACCTGGCCACCGAGGTCGTGGCGCCCAAGGGCCGGGTCGTGGCGCGGATCGCGCCCCCGGCGGGAGGGGAAATCCGCCTGCGCCCTGAGACGTGGGCCGTGCTTCGCGCCGGCCTCGCGGCCGTGGTCAGCCGCGGCACCGCGGCGTCGATCCAGATCCCGGGGCTGGCGATCGCCGGGAAGACCGGGACCGCGGAGAACCCGCACGGCAAACCCCACGCCTGGTTCGCCGGGTACGCTCCCGCCGACCACCCGCAGCTCGTGGTCGTGGCCATCGTCGAGAATGTCGGGTTCGGCGCGGAGTTCGCCGCGCCGATCGTGAAGCGCGTATTCGAGGCGGCGTTCGGGATCCCGGAACCGACCCCCGGAGCCCCCAAGCCGTGA